In Mucilaginibacter celer, one DNA window encodes the following:
- a CDS encoding glycoside hydrolase family 71/99-like protein — protein sequence MKKHVFSILLLLLCAIANAQLKHSKTSAFKSYKGLVMAGYQGWFNAPGDGGNRWWNHYVSHGKFEPGFTNIDIWPDVSEYPKTYKTPFKLADGSDAYLYSSYDASSTETHFKWMQQYGVDGVFVQRFIGDVQRGAGKHHNDVVLGNALKYAQKYHRAITVMYDLSGMNAGGDSLVIKDWKHLIDSLKVTNRGNNQTWLYHNGKPLVAVWGIGFNDHRCYGLTEGEKIIDFLKNDPVYGGCAILLGVPTYWRDFGNDTENDPHLHDLIKKVDIVHPWFVGRFNEDAYPAFQHRIAEDIAWCKSNNIDYVPTVFPGFSWHNMNPRAKQNQIPRNRGHFYWKQINGAINSGAEMLYVAMFDEVDEGTAILKASKNPPVGLSTFVTYEDDIPNDYYLYLTGYAAKMLRKQVPLTADMPPPVKK from the coding sequence ATGAAAAAACACGTTTTTAGCATCTTGCTGCTACTGCTATGCGCCATTGCGAACGCGCAACTGAAGCACAGCAAAACATCAGCCTTTAAAAGCTACAAAGGTTTGGTAATGGCAGGTTACCAGGGCTGGTTCAATGCACCCGGCGACGGCGGCAACCGCTGGTGGAACCACTATGTATCGCACGGCAAATTTGAACCGGGCTTTACCAATATCGATATCTGGCCCGATGTAAGCGAATATCCCAAAACCTACAAAACACCATTTAAACTGGCCGACGGCAGCGATGCTTACCTGTACAGTTCGTACGATGCCTCATCAACCGAAACCCATTTTAAATGGATGCAGCAATACGGCGTTGATGGTGTTTTTGTACAGCGTTTTATTGGCGATGTGCAGCGTGGCGCAGGCAAACATCATAACGATGTGGTGCTTGGTAACGCGCTCAAATACGCGCAAAAATATCACAGGGCGATCACGGTGATGTATGACCTTTCGGGCATGAACGCAGGCGGCGACTCGTTGGTGATTAAAGATTGGAAACACCTGATTGATAGCCTGAAGGTAACCAACCGGGGCAATAACCAAACCTGGCTTTACCATAACGGCAAGCCGCTGGTGGCAGTTTGGGGCATCGGTTTTAACGATCATCGTTGCTACGGCTTAACCGAAGGCGAAAAGATCATCGATTTTTTAAAGAACGACCCGGTTTATGGTGGCTGCGCCATACTGTTGGGCGTACCAACCTACTGGCGCGATTTTGGTAACGATACCGAGAATGATCCGCACCTGCACGATCTGATAAAGAAAGTAGACATTGTGCACCCCTGGTTTGTGGGCCGTTTTAATGAAGATGCCTATCCTGCATTTCAGCACCGCATTGCCGAGGACATAGCCTGGTGCAAAAGCAATAATATTGATTATGTGCCAACGGTATTCCCCGGTTTTAGCTGGCATAACATGAACCCACGGGCAAAGCAAAACCAGATTCCGCGCAACCGGGGCCATTTTTACTGGAAACAGATCAACGGAGCTATCAACAGCGGTGCCGAAATGCTGTATGTGGCCATGTTTGATGAGGTTGACGAGGGTACTGCCATCCTCAAAGCATCAAAAAATCCTCCTGTTGGTTTAAGCACATTTGTTACTTACGAAGATGATATCCCTAATGATTATTACCTGTATTTAACCGGATATGCTGCCAAGATGCTGCGTAAGCAGGTGCCATTAACAGCCGATATGCCGCCGCCGGTAAAAAAGTAG